In Papaver somniferum cultivar HN1 unplaced genomic scaffold, ASM357369v1 unplaced-scaffold_80, whole genome shotgun sequence, the following proteins share a genomic window:
- the LOC113345062 gene encoding xyloglucan galactosyltransferase KATAMARI1 homolog, translating into MEKSNGTCRPQSWFVIFVSFGLWFVLFYFNSEAFISSKNKVQSVMADYVYGITYPQSINPVENVTDTDESTVDNNSVDEPVEIDEPRNEDPIAKNGNETDDLTDLVKEIEADSGPDPSCSGKYIYVHDLPPEFNEDLIKECRTLNKWIEMCQYMVNAGLGPRIGNSQGVFSTKGWFSTNQFMLEVIFHNRMKQYKCLTTDSSIASAVFVPFYAGFEVARYLWDTDVPTRDASSLALVKWLTSKPEWKVLGGRDHFMVAGRITWDFRRLTEKDEDWGNKLMVLPEVRNMSTLTIEASPWHRNDFGVPYPTYFHPSSDSEVFQWQSRMRRQRKRFLFSFVGAPRNSTKLIRNQLIDQCLASKKCKLLDCNKENKKSCDQPSKVMKVFQNSVFCLEPPGDSPTRRSSFDAVLAGCIPVFFHPGSAYTQYTWFLPRDYKKYSVYIPEDQVRDGKVNIESVLQRYSRDQVRRMKEEVIKLIPRVIYADPRSKLETVEDAFDIAIEGVLERVEKTRIDLREGRNPDEPPYLETNTWKYNLFKTEEKHEWDRFFYE; encoded by the coding sequence ATGGAGAAATCAAATGGAACGTGTCGGCCTCAATCCTGGTTTGTTATTTTCGTTTCATTTGGTTTATGGTTCGTTTTGTTTTATTTCAATTCTGAAGCTTTTATTAGTAGTAAGAACAAGGTTCAATCTGTAATGGCTGATTACGTATACGGGATTACTTATCCCCAATCGATTAATCCGGTTGAGAATGTCACCGACACTGATGAATCCACCGTAGATAACAATAGCGTAGATGAACCAGTTGAAATCGATGAACCCAGAAATGAAGATCCAATTGCGAAAAATGGGAATGAAACGGATGATCTGACGGATTTGGTAAAGGAAATTGAGGCCGATTCTGGACCCGATCCTTCGTGTTCTGGTAAGTACATATATGTGCATGATTTGCCGCCTGAATTCAATGAAGATCTGATCAAGGAATGTCGAACGCTTAATAAGTGGATCGAAATGTGTCAATATATGGTGAATGCCGGACTTGGTCCAAGAATTGGGAATTCCCAGGGTGTTTTTTCGACAAAGGGTTGGTTTTCTACGAATCAATTCATGTTGGAAGTCATATTTCATAACAGGATGAAGCAGTACAAGTGTTTGACAACCGATTCTTCGATAGCTTCTGCGGTGTTTGTGCCGTTTTATGCAGGTTTTGAAGTTGCTCGTTATCTGTGGGATACTGATGTGCCGACCCGAGATGCTTCTAGTCTTGCTTTAGTGAAATGGCTCACTTCGAAACCCGAATGGAAGGTTTTAGGAGGGAGAGATCATTTCATGGTGGCTGGTCGGATTACATGGGATTTCAGAAGGTTAACAGAAAAAGATGAAGATTGGGGTAATAAACTGATGGTTTTACCTGAAGTTAGGAACATGTCGACCTTAACAATCGAAGCTAGCCCGTGGCATCGGAATGATTTTGGAGTACCGTATCCGACTTACTTCCATCCTTCATCGGATAGTGAGGTTTTTCAGTGGCAAAGCAGGATGAGGAGACAAAGAAAGCGTTTCTTGTTTTCGTTTGTGGGCGCACCAAGAAACAGCACTAAATTGATTCGGAATCAGCTCATTGACCAGTGCCTGGCATCAAAGAAATGCAAGTTACTAGACTGCaacaaagaaaacaagaaatccTGCGACCAACCAAGTAAAGTGATGAAAGTGTTTCAAAACTCAGTTTTCTGTCTAGAGCCTCCAGGAGATTCGCCAACTCGAAGGTCCTCTTTTGATGCAGTACTGGCTGGGTGTATACCAGTATTTTTCCATCCAGGGTCTGCATACACTCAGTACACATGGTTCTTACCGCGAGACTATAAGAAGTATTCAGTTTACATACCAGAAGACCAAGTAAGAGACGGGAAGGTAAACATAGAATCGGTTCTACAACGTTACTCAAGAGATCAAGTTCGCCGGATGAAGGAAGAGGTCATTAAGTTGATACCAAGGGTGATATATGCAGACCCAAGGTCTAAATTAGAGACAGTTGAAGATGCATTCGATATAGCCATTGAGGGAGTACTTGAGAGGGTGGAGAAAACGAGAATTGATTTAAGAGAAGGGCGAAATCCTGATGAGCCTCCTTACCTGGAGACAAACACATGGAAGTACAATTTGTTCAAGACTGAAGAGAAACATGAATGGGATCGTTTTTTTTATGAATGA